GTTGATTACAACACCCTAGATCAGTGGCATTTCAAAAGCTATGGGGAGGCCATTAACGAAGACATACCGAGCTTAGGTAAGTCAGTAAATCGACATTACGCATTGATGCAACGAGAAAACGACCCTTATAAACGACAGGTAGACATTTGGTTAGCAAAAGACTTAGAGTGGCTTCCTGGGCGCATTCGCTCACTCGAGGCTAATGGACGGGTGCTTGAGCTGGTCTTTAAACAAAAGAATCCAATCGCCCTAAATCCAAGCCCAATACCTGGATTTAACTAACCTCCAATGCTTCCGTTTTGGGAACTGCTTTTATTAATTAGCGATCCCATCATGGTGTACAAGGCTGCGCCAGACATGGATACGGCAAAAATGCCCGTGAAAGAGATGATGATTGGCAATATGCGCCATTGTTCAGTCAGCTTGTAATCACCATAACCGACGGTTGTATACATTTCGCCAGCAAAGAAGAAAGTTTGCGGGTTTGTAGGAAATACCTTCATGCCTACGCAAATGTAGGCCCAAATGATAATTTCAGAGAAATGGATGGCTATAACTAAGAAGATTGCTATGAAATAGGAAAGAAAGCTTGCCCCAAAAATTCTATGGCGAGTCATTACGCCGTCAATCCAATGAAATGCACCAGCAATTCCTAAAACAATAATTGCGTGAACTGCCAGCATTAGACATGCGCTGATCAATACTATCCATATATGACTATTGGCGATATCCGCATTGATCTCGTTGAATAGAGTGACAAAGCTCGGAAGGTCAGCGTTCTGAATGAAGTTGAACATGGCTAGGTTTATATGCTTTATTACAAAGATATCTTATTTGACATAATAATGATTATACGCAAATAGCAATTATGAGGCTTTAGTAGGAAGTTGTTTTAAAGGGCCTGGATATGGCTGCTTATATAACTTCAGCCAGCGTGATTTAAGGCCGTCAGCAATCCAGGGCTTATCGTAGATATCAGCAATATCAATAGCCGAGAACCCCTGTGTATTACGCAAACGAATATCAGCGCCGTTCTCAAGCAGGAAGCGGATAAGATCCTCATTGCCAGACTGAACAGCCATCATTAATGGTGTCGTACCATTCAAGGCATTTGAATCTACTACGGCACCATTTGCCACGAGAAACTTAGCAACATCCAGATTTCCTTTGGCGCATGCGTAATGTAGAGGTGTCCAGCCAATATGGTCAATGCGAGCCTTGTTTTGCAGAACTAGTGTTTTGACTACAGGCAAATCTCCTTCAATGGAGGCCATCATTAGAGGCGTTTCACCATATTTATTCGATAAATCTACGTCAATATTGCGGTTTTGAAGTAACAATTCTGTAACCTTGGCAGATCGGTCCTTGATAGCCAATACCAGCATGGGGTTGCCCTTTGAATCCACCGTATTTGGGCTGACACCCTTGGAAATCAAAGATTTCACTTCAGAAACATCATCAAATTTCGCTGCTTTTGCAAAATCTTCTGCTTGCGATGGAGTTTGGGCGAATGTCTGGAGACTCGCTACACTAAAAAGAAAGCTAAAAGTAATGGACTGAATCTTAAGTAAATACATTATTTAATTACTCTATTTATTTGAAAACATTGATAAAAATTCTTTGCAGTCTGATCTGCAAGAACATCAACAGGTACATATTTAAGATTCGCAACAAATTCACCCACTTTGGATACCCAAGCTGGTTCATTGGTTTTGCCGCGATACGGAATGGGTGCCAAATATGGGGAATCAGTCTCAATTAGGATACGTTCAAGGGGGATTTTCTTGCAAGTCTCTTGAAGCTCTCTAGCGCTCTTAAAGGTCACAATTCCAGAAAAAGAGATATAAAAGCCTAAATCCATTGCCTGCTTAGCCACTTCATAGCTTTCGGTAAAGCAATGCATTACACCGCCGATAGCATCAGCACCCTCCTCTTTCATGATTTGAATGGTATCGGCTGAAGCTGAACGGGTATGAATGATTAATGGTTTCCTGACCTTTAAAGCAGCGCGGATGTGAGTTCTAAATCGATCACGTTGCCACTCCATGGAATCATAGCTTCGATCTCCCATGCGGTAGTAATCGAGGCCAGTTTCACCAATTGCGACAATTTTGGGATTTGCAGAAGCGGTATCTACTAAAAATTCTTCTGTAGGCTCTGGAGTATCTTCATAATCTGGATGGACTCCTACCGAGGCATACAGATTGTCATGCTCCTGAGCCAGTTTCAGGACATTAGGAAAATCTGGAATATCTACTGAAACACAAAGTGCATGAGTTACTTTGGCAGCTTCCATGTTCGCCAATACTTCAGGTAGGCGGCTTTGGAACTCTGGAAAATCGAGATGGCAATGGGAATCAATGAACATGAGCCCCATTTTAGACTGTCTGGGTTGGTTAAGGACCTAGTCTAGACCTCAAAAACTTGTTGGTATTGAGACAGTAAAGCTTCAAGTTGGATACGGGCGGCCAAGGGGTGATTTTCAGATCGTCGGGCTTGAATGAGAGATTTCCAAAATTGAAGCAGTTTTATAGTGTGGGCTGATTGCGAGAGACTCATCAGCGTACTAATATGCTTTGGGTAGTACCGGGGTATGCTACCGCCATTCACCAGTTGAAGATCCGAAACCCAGCGTTGCATAGTGGCCAATAGGAATGCATATTGCGCCTTATGAATTTTCTCTGAAGTTTCCAGCCAATTAATTCGACCGCCCTGCGCCATGGATTGAAGCAACAGTCGAGATGCTGCAATAGAGATAGTGAGTTCATCCTTGTCATCTTTGTAATGTCTAGCAATCAAGGATTCCAGAACCGCATAGGGTGCCCCGCCCTGCTCGTCATAAATAGTTTCAACATCGCTATCAGCAACGTTGATTTCTGGAGAAGCGCTTAGTTGGGATTTAAGCCAGGCTAAGCCAGCCGATCGGTCGGGTCTAGGAGCGGTTAATAATCTGCAACGCGAACGTATTGTTGGAAGAACCCGATCTACCCTATCAGCCAATAAGATAAAAATAGTTTTATTTGGCGGTTCCTCAAGGGACTTGAGCAAGGTATTAGCAGAGTCAGAGCGCAACATCTCCAACGGATAAATCAAAATGACGCGATTGCCGCCTCGATGGGATCCTATGGATAGGCCCTCAATGGCGCTTCTGGTCTCCTCTATTGAAATATTCTTTTTTTCTTTTTTTTCGTTAGGTTCTGAATCGTTATCTTTTGTATTGCGTGATTTCTTGGTTGGCTCATCCGATTCGTAGTCTGATTGTGGCAGCAATTTGCGATGAGTTTCTGGGACCAAAGCCGTAAAGTCTGGATGATTTCCTGTATTAAACCAATGACAACCATCGCATAGATTGCATGGCTTTCCTAATGGATTGGTGGATTCGCATAACAACGCTTTGGCTAGCTCGATAGCGAATGCGAATTTACCTATTCCAGATTGCCCATGAATCAAAACAGCATTGGGAAAATGATCAAAATCCAAGCTCGACCACAGCTGCTTAAGCCACGGAGCAATTTTGATTTCTTGTTCAATAGCAGGAATCATTAAATGTCGATCAAATCTTTATTTCTAGACCCTCTAACCCGTTCCAGATTGCTTCTGGGGTTTGGGTCGCATCTACCAAATGAAAGCGCTTTGGATTTTCTTTGGCTCGCCTCAAATACTCTTGCCGAACCTTTTCAAAAAAGTTGAGATCCATTTTTTCGAATTTGTCTGGAGCGCGTACTTTTGAGCGACGAGCCTCTGCCACTTCACCGGGCAAATCAAACAATATAGTTAAATTTGGTTGAAGCAATGAGCCATCTGATTGGCCCTGAACCCAACGTTCTAGATCATTTAATTTGGTGATGCTCAAACCCCGACCTCCCCCTTGGTATGCAAAACTGGCATCAGTAAATCGATCTGAAATCACAATCTTTCCAGCCTTTAAGGCGGGCTCAATCACCTGTGCAATATGCTCGCGTCGCGCTGCAAACATAAGGAGCGCTTCTGTTTCAATATTCATGGGAGAGTCAAGCAACAGGCTTCGCAGTTGTTCGCCCAAAGCAGTTCCGCCAGGTTCGCGAGTTACAACCACCTCTCGTTCTGGGTGGCGACCTTGCATCAACTTGCAAAAGCTATCGATGTGCGTACTTTTTCCCGCACCATCAATGCCCTCAAAACTAATGAAATATCCTGAATTCATAATTATATAAGTCTATTTTGCTAATCTGATTTAGGCATTAATTTGCGTTGATATCGATCAACGGCCGATTCATGCTCATTCAGCGTATCTGAAAAGTGGCTGCTACCATCGCCCTTTGCGACAAAATATAAAGCCTTGCTTTGTGCGGGATGTGTAGCAGACAAAAGCGATTCTTTGCTAGGCATGGCTATAGGGGTTGGTGGTAGACCTTTGCGCATATAGGTATTGTAGGGACTATCTTTGCGTAGATCTGCTTTACGCAGATTACCGTCAAATCGAGGCCCAATACCATAAATGACGGTTGGATCGGTTTGGAGCATCATCCCTTTATTAAGCCTATTTACAAAAACAGCTGCAATTAAGTCTCTATCGCTAGATTTACCAGTTTCTTTTTCAATAATTGAGGAAAGTATCAATAAATCGTAGGGGCTATTTAGTGGCAAACCAGGTGATCTTTGCTGCCATGCCAGGTCAAGCTGCCTTTGCATGGCCTGAGATGCGCGTTGATAGATGTTGATATCAATCTCATCGGGATCAAAGACGTATGTATCCGGATAAAAAATACCTTCGTCACTCGAATAGTTAAGTTTTAATGCCTGCAGTAACGCTTTTGAGCTAATACCCTTTGTTTGATGGATTAGTGCAGGGTGTGAGTCTATTAAATTACGGACCTGCCAAATTGTCATGCCTGGGATGATTGCGATACTCTCGCGTACTCGATCACCGCGTGCTATCTGTAGCAATACCTTTCCAAGGCTGGCACCTTTGGGTAGCAGATAAGTTCCTGGCTTTAGTTTTGATCCAACAAATAAGGCTCGCGCACTTATTTGAAAAGGAAGGCTTGAAAGAATCAGCCCCTGCTCTTTTAGCTGTTCTGAAATACTTGCTAGACCAGATTGAGGGGCAATCTTTACCTTGTACGCTAAATCATTCTGCGCATTAGAGTAACTTGGCACCACCGGCCATAAGAAGATGGCAGCATAAATGGTAACTACAAATCCAATGAGGGCTAAAGTGTAAGAAAGCAGCTTGGGGGCTTTGGACTTCTTTCGGTGAAAAAGAGACCTTCCCTGAATTTTTTTACGCATCAGGCTATGATAAAAGGAAGATGACTACTAAGGACCAAAACTCCCTTGAACGCGATATGCCAATTGATATCGGGCTTTGTGCCCTACCCGACTGGGGCTTGATTTTCGTTGAGGGGTCTGATGCTGTTAGTTTTCTACAAAATCAACTAACCAATTCCGTTTTAGGCCTGAATAAGACCATTCCACCTGAAATGGCGCGTACGCCATCTTCAGTTAGATTAGCTGGATACTGCAGCCCAAAAGGAAGATTGCTAGCTAGTGCTTGGCTAACATTAGCTCCAAGAGACTCTTCTTCAGAGGATCGATTTGCGCTGTTTATTTCTAAAG
This DNA window, taken from Polynucleobacter sp. MWH-UH25E, encodes the following:
- a CDS encoding ion channel encodes the protein MFNFIQNADLPSFVTLFNEINADIANSHIWIVLISACLMLAVHAIIVLGIAGAFHWIDGVMTRHRIFGASFLSYFIAIFLVIAIHFSEIIIWAYICVGMKVFPTNPQTFFFAGEMYTTVGYGDYKLTEQWRILPIIISFTGIFAVSMSGAALYTMMGSLINKSSSQNGSIGG
- a CDS encoding ankyrin repeat domain-containing protein; its protein translation is MYLLKIQSITFSFLFSVASLQTFAQTPSQAEDFAKAAKFDDVSEVKSLISKGVSPNTVDSKGNPMLVLAIKDRSAKVTELLLQNRNIDVDLSNKYGETPLMMASIEGDLPVVKTLVLQNKARIDHIGWTPLHYACAKGNLDVAKFLVANGAVVDSNALNGTTPLMMAVQSGNEDLIRFLLENGADIRLRNTQGFSAIDIADIYDKPWIADGLKSRWLKLYKQPYPGPLKQLPTKAS
- a CDS encoding TatD family hydrolase produces the protein MFIDSHCHLDFPEFQSRLPEVLANMEAAKVTHALCVSVDIPDFPNVLKLAQEHDNLYASVGVHPDYEDTPEPTEEFLVDTASANPKIVAIGETGLDYYRMGDRSYDSMEWQRDRFRTHIRAALKVRKPLIIHTRSASADTIQIMKEEGADAIGGVMHCFTESYEVAKQAMDLGFYISFSGIVTFKSARELQETCKKIPLERILIETDSPYLAPIPYRGKTNEPAWVSKVGEFVANLKYVPVDVLADQTAKNFYQCFQINRVIK
- a CDS encoding DNA polymerase III subunit delta' gives rise to the protein MIPAIEQEIKIAPWLKQLWSSLDFDHFPNAVLIHGQSGIGKFAFAIELAKALLCESTNPLGKPCNLCDGCHWFNTGNHPDFTALVPETHRKLLPQSDYESDEPTKKSRNTKDNDSEPNEKKEKKNISIEETRSAIEGLSIGSHRGGNRVILIYPLEMLRSDSANTLLKSLEEPPNKTIFILLADRVDRVLPTIRSRCRLLTAPRPDRSAGLAWLKSQLSASPEINVADSDVETIYDEQGGAPYAVLESLIARHYKDDKDELTISIAASRLLLQSMAQGGRINWLETSEKIHKAQYAFLLATMQRWVSDLQLVNGGSIPRYYPKHISTLMSLSQSAHTIKLLQFWKSLIQARRSENHPLAARIQLEALLSQYQQVFEV
- the tmk gene encoding dTMP kinase; the encoded protein is MNSGYFISFEGIDGAGKSTHIDSFCKLMQGRHPEREVVVTREPGGTALGEQLRSLLLDSPMNIETEALLMFAARREHIAQVIEPALKAGKIVISDRFTDASFAYQGGGRGLSITKLNDLERWVQGQSDGSLLQPNLTILFDLPGEVAEARRSKVRAPDKFEKMDLNFFEKVRQEYLRRAKENPKRFHLVDATQTPEAIWNGLEGLEIKI
- the mltG gene encoding endolytic transglycosylase MltG, translating into MRKKIQGRSLFHRKKSKAPKLLSYTLALIGFVVTIYAAIFLWPVVPSYSNAQNDLAYKVKIAPQSGLASISEQLKEQGLILSSLPFQISARALFVGSKLKPGTYLLPKGASLGKVLLQIARGDRVRESIAIIPGMTIWQVRNLIDSHPALIHQTKGISSKALLQALKLNYSSDEGIFYPDTYVFDPDEIDINIYQRASQAMQRQLDLAWQQRSPGLPLNSPYDLLILSSIIEKETGKSSDRDLIAAVFVNRLNKGMMLQTDPTVIYGIGPRFDGNLRKADLRKDSPYNTYMRKGLPPTPIAMPSKESLLSATHPAQSKALYFVAKGDGSSHFSDTLNEHESAVDRYQRKLMPKSD